The nucleotide sequence ATAATCTTTTTGGCGTTGTGTCCGAGGCAATCCAAGGACAAAGTCCATGCTAACATCTTCCCAAGGTGCTTCTGGAACAGGGAGTGACATGTAAAAACCAGTGTTTTGGCTTTTGGCCTTGGCCAAATGGCAGACTCGACATCTTTGAATATGTTTGTAGACATTTCTTTGTCTTGGCCAATAGAAATTTTCTTTCACTAAAGCAACAGTTTTATCTCGTCCAAAATGACCTGCTAATCCTCCATCATGGGCTTCCCAAATAATGGCTTCACGTAGAGAGCATTGGGGAATACATAAGGTTTTTCCCTTGAACAAAAATCCATCATGTCTGTAGTAGTCCTGAGAGGATTGTGAATCAGTGGCATtccaaaacttttgaaaatCTGGATCATCTTTGTATAACTCTTTGACTGTCTCAAATCCAATGACTTTCATTTGCATAGTGGCAAGTAGGGTATGACGCCTGCTAagagcatctgcaacaacattttgaACTCCCGCCTTATGTTTTAGTAAAAACGGATAAGCTTGTAAAAACTCACTCCAAGCGGCATGCCTGCGGTTGATCTTTTGTTGAGAATTCaaatgcttgagggcttcatgaTTCCAATGTAATGACTCCAATGTTGCAAGGCTCGGACAATGGCATAAAATTCTTTATCATATGTTGAGTATCTAAGTTTACCATTGTTGAGCTTTTCACTAAAGAAGGCTATTGGATGACCTTCTTGACATAGAACCGCACCAATTCCTGAATTGGAAGCGTCACAACTTACTTCGAACACCTGGTCAAAGTTGGGAAGGGCTAGCACTGGTGTTTCAGTCAAAAGTTGTTTTAGGTGGTCAAAACTCTTTTGTGTTTGCTCGGTCCATTGGAACTTATCTCCCTTTATGCAATCTGTAAGCGGGGCAGCAACAGAGCTAAAGTTCTTGATGAACCTTCTATAAAATGAAGCTAATCCATAGAAACTTCTCACATCATGAATTGACTTTGGAATAGGCCAACTATTGATAGCCTCAACCTTGCTGGGGTCAACTCGAATACCTTCAGCAGTGATTATGTAACCCAGAAAAGTAACCTCATTGGTTAGGAAAGAATATTTCTTCAAATTTGCATAGAGTTTTTGTTCGCGAAGAGTTTGTAGCACTTGTCGAAGCTGCTCTAAGTGTTCCTCTTTGTGTTTGTTGTAGATCAAGATATCGTCAAAGTATACAACTACAAATTTGCCAATGAATGGTCGAAGTACTTGATTCATTAGACGCATTACTTGGAGCATTAGATAACCCAAAGGGCATCACTGTCCATTCATATAAACCATCTCTTGTTTTGAATGCAGTCTTCCATTCATCTCCTGGCCTAAGTCTGATTTGATGGTATCCACTTCGAAGATCAATCTTTGAAAAGATGGTGGCACCATACAACTGATCTAATAAATCATCAAGTCTAGGTATCGGAAATCGATACTTGATGGTAATCTTGTTGACAACTCGACTATcaatacacattctccaacTTCCATCCTTTTTGGGTACTAAAATTGCAGGAACAACACAAGGGCTAACACTTTCCTGTATTAGTCCTTTCTTCAGCAATTCTTCAACTTGACGTGTGATTTCAGCATGTGATGACAGTCAGTCGttcactatttttagagtctttttaatgatattttgagttcacaagcaagttTAAACAgtaaagaaaacaagaaaaatagaagatttcgaagaaagcaaaatcgtgtcacgattgttgaaaacgtgtcacgatttgaaGCACAGGATGAGGTTCATTCGACATTGgttaaaacgtgtcacgatggctatttcgtgacacgattttagggaCATGTGGCACAAGGAAAGAAATGTAAGCAAGAGAAAATATGATCAAAAAGAGCAAAATAAAAGGTGTCAAGAAGCAATGGAATTAAGAATTCATATGGGCTTATGTTTGATCCAAGAGAAGAAAACGTGACTTGCCACCAAGGGAACTAGGTTGGAAGGTTATAAAAGGAGCTGCACAAGAGGATTCAAGAACTTACGCTTGGTACAGAGAGAAGCCACgatttggaaagaaagagcagCACGCTTCACGAGAAGAAAAGAGCAGGGGATAGCTACATGGAAATTGGAAAAAGACATCAGTAGCGATTGAAAAGATATCGAGAGCAACGCCGACGACATCGGAGTTCTATcggtttatttattttctttacttatGTTGTTTATTCTTTGATCATGTCTAGCTAAATTCCTttgattaggtctgagatgaatctgtgtaaccctaattgactcatgttgctgtgaaactctatttattgtgaatgacaatttagtttttattcaattcaattgttcttaatgctttttatatcctgatcaaatataaacatgatttagtgagaacgaatgactactgaccctagctttcgacttatacctaattgaattgttctaataaacatggttagtctaggaatggataatcctttATTAGTGATACTAGCTTAACGttcttaaaccttcaaagattattagaccacctaaggaattaggggctgtagtttgagaagagggttctaactcaagggattgattatgactattttgttaactatcgtggaactagagaatcattcataagaataggtgcagtataccaattagggaaACATAGATGactcgaaagacctgatctcatctctctctttttctttccaaaactatctttatattctgtttatttaattttatgcaaaccaaaactactgcctcagacattaaaataatttacacatcctaaatattaaccttattgctaaattgagattaacacagtcctcgtgggaacgatatttttactacttcgatagtatttagtacacttgctaaaagatCTATCAGCATGCTCTTGCGGACTCATTCTATAAGCTGGTCTATTAGGAATGATAGCTCCAGGAATAAAGTCAATAACATGTTGAATGTCTCGCATCGGCGGCAATCCTTGTGGAACGTCTTCTGGTACTACATCTGCGAATTCACTGAGCATTTGTTCAATTTCTACTAGAAGGACAGTTTATGCATTTTCTTCAAACATTAGAATAAAGCTCATGGTTTGGACTTCGTCCACAGCTTCTTTGAACTGAGTCTTAGTGATTAAAGACACTAATGACTTGgactcatttttgtttttatcaagtcCACTCGGTGGTAATGAAGTTAACTTGATTTTTACTCCATCTTTGACAAAGGAGTAGGTGTTGGCATAACAATCATGATGGGCACGACGATCGTATTGCCAGGGTATTCCAAGGAGAAGATGACATGCATCCATTGGGACGGCATCACACCAAATTTGATCTTGATACTTCTGACCAATGGAAAAACTCACAAGACAACGCTTCGTAACCTTCACTTCACTACCTTTGTTGAGCCATTGTAGTATGTAAGGATGATGATGACTTTGTGCTGGCATCTCTAACTTCTCCACCATGTAGTTCGACACCACATTTTCACAACTACCACTGTCTATTATAACATCACAAACTTTTCCGGCAGTGGTGCAACGAGTATGGAAAATGTTTTTCCTCAACAAATGTTCTTCTTGAGCTGACATCGCGTGTAGGCTTCGTCTGATCACTAGAGACTCGCCATGATCAGCAACAATGAGCTCTTCATCATAAATTGGCTCTAACACTTCTTCTTTTTCTGGTTCATCTCGGTTTGTTTCCTCATCAACATCTTCATAAGCTTCTCCTTTGATGATGGTGATGGTTCTTCGTGTTGGACAATTTGAAGCTATATGTCCAAAACCTTGACATTTGAAACACTTGGTAGCTTTGGGTTTATTTTCTGTAGTGGGTTTAGAAGAAGGTTTTGTAGAAGTGTTGGGCTGATCGTTGTCTGTTTTGCGGGGATAAGAAGAATTCTTAGTGGAGGAAAAATTCCTATAAGAATGCTTCTTGGGTAAATGTTTCTCCACTCACATGGCCAAACGAACAACATCGTCTAATGACCAGTATTGTTGGAGCTGAACTGGATGAGCAACGTCAGTGTTTAATCCACCAAGGTAACGAGCTATTGTCTGCTCCTCCCTTTCATGAATGTCGCACTTCATCATTAACTTCTCAAATTCTCCAGTGTATTCTTCTACAGACAAGTTTTTCTGACAAAGGTTCTGTAGTTGAATAAAACTATCTTGATAATAGTGAGAAAGAAAGAACTTTTTGCTTAGTTCTTGACGCATTTTCTCCCAAGTCTTGATCTTGCTTTTTCCTTCACGGGCTCGCTTCGTTTTTAGATTTTCCCACCAAATGGAAGCATGCTTCTTTAATTTGGCAGCAATGATCttgactttcttttcttcaagtATCTCTTTATACTCGAAGACACGTTCAACAGTTTGGAGCCAATCAACGAACGCATCTAGATGTAGCTTTCCTTCAAAATCAGGAATATCTACCTTGATGTCATTGTCTCTGAATGATTGTCTTTGTGGACGACGACTTcttaatgatgatgattcacTACTTGATTCATCAACGTCTGATTGCATGTGTTGAGCTTCCAATTGTGCTTGTTGTGCATTTACAGTTTCTTGTAACTGTTGGATTTGTCGTCtcatttcttccatttgaaTATCCCTAAGTGTTTGGTCGTTTTTTCTTGGaggcattttttattttttattttaaagggtGAAATGAGTATAAGTActataaaatagaataattctTTTCTGATGTGGAAGATCACATTAAACTGCAACCACAGAGCATAATAGGAATTGTCTATTATAATAGCACTAAAAAGGAAGGATTTCCtgaaaattcacaatttttgaACAAGGGTAAAATTCTAATTTCATAAAGTTTTGGGCCAAATTtgtaatttatgaaaattttggaTGACTGGGTGACACGTGGCAGGGATGTGGAGGCTGACTTGTCGATTACTAGACAGGTCAGGGGTGATGTGTCAGGTTGACATGAGGCAGCAAGTTATTGGTATGAAGTGACACGTGGCAGCTGACTGGTCGTCTTCAACTTCTAACTTCCGGCGACGGGTGGTGGTCCGGCGAGAACTCCGACGAGTCGTTTGGCGGCTCGTGGAGGCTCCGTTGGTGACAAAAACCTCCAGCCCAGGGTTTTTCGGCCTTCCGAACGCAATGGCGGCGTTATTTTTACGAAAAAATGGCTGCAAAGTAGAGTTTCGAAGGTGGTAGCTCTTTTTCTTCAAGAACACCCTTAGAAAACTCAAACTTTCCGTTGATTCTTTCACTCAAACTCAACTCCGGATTTGGAACCTTGCTCTGATGTCAATATGGCTCAGAAACCAAGAGAGAATCCACTCTCTAACTCTCAAATGAGAAACTcaagttttatatatttcaaattgtgGTAATACATGAAGGAAGTGACCTTATTTATAGCAATCCTAGAGGCCATATGGTAGCTGAAATAGTGCTGTTAATTAATACATCAATGGAAACACAATCTAGTAAATGTCAAACATGGTGGCTTGTTGGCCTTATTGTCAATAGTAGGGTGGTGGAATTGGAAAGCTAGCATATAGGGTGGTGGCTGCAAAGTCTATGCCATATTAATGTCTTACTCTGTATCAGTAGGGCTTTGAAGGATGTTGTTCTTTTTCTCCAACATCATGCCCCATTTGATTACACTTGGTACACTTAGCATCAGGTCTTCTCCAACATCTAAAGGGTGGATGACCTTTCTTTCCACAGTGTTGACATGGAGGATAAGATTTTCTTCGAATTACATTCTTTTCTGTTGCATTGGCTGATGTTGAGCCCACATTATGCTGCTTGGCTGCTAATGCTCCTTCAAGTGTTGTTTCCTCTCTCATCAATCTTCTCTGTTCTAGTGCCTTCAATGCATTAAGCAATTCtgccaaagaaatttttgagaaaTCTTTGGTATTCTCCAGAGTAGTGATGGTTGCTTCATATCTTTCGGGTACAGTTACAAGAATTTTTTCAACAATTCTTGAGTCAGAGAATTATGATCCCAAAAGTCTCACATTGTTTGCAATATTGAGAAGTTTGTCAGAGTAATCTTGAATCGTCTCGGAATCCTTCATTCTTTGAAGTTCGAATTCCCGAATCAGGTTCAGGACTTGCATGCCTTTAATTCTTTCATCACCTTCATATTCTTTCTTGAGATAATCCCATATCTCCTTTGTTGATTTCAAGGACATGATTCTTGTGAAAATAGTGGTTGAGACAGCAGCAAACAAGCAGGCCTTTGCCATTGCCTTCTTtgtctttttttccttttgcatttttatttgtgCCATGGTGGGATTGTTTGGAAGTACAGGAATTTCATAATCTTCTTCCACTGCTTCCCACAAATCCAAAGCTTCCAAATATGCCTCCATACGCAAGTTGGTAGTTGCTTCCGTCGAACACCGTCGGAGCGATGCCGGAGAGACTTGCTTCGGTTTCCATGACGTTAAACTCACACAGATACCTTACAATAGGGCTCTAGATACCAATTGTTGTTAATTGAACAAGAAAACAGTTGCAGAAAATGAACAAGACAAAGGAGAAATAACTGCTTTCATTCATATAATTGGTCTGATAATTCAAACTGAACATACACACCTCTTTTACATAGTTTAACAATACTAAAACTTCCAATAACTACCACAATAcaacacaattaattaataaaaactgTACAGCagttactaaaataaaaacagacaACACACACATCAGCAGTCCTAAGCATGATATTtaacatattttcaattttttgccGACATTTTTTCACTTAACAGGATGATGATGCTGCAAGGGAGAAGTTCCGATCTCTGCTTGGTCTATATGTCCTGCAGTGCTTGGTAATTGCTCTGTACtgcatttaaattttataattgttttcctTCCCAAGTTCACATCCACTACATTAATGTGATTTAATATGTTGCCATGCACTGTTCAGGCTCTTGTTTCAGCTGGTGTAAGCTATACAGCTTCAAGTTGTCATTCGTTAGTACTACAACTGTCACGAATTTCATCATATTGTGGTTTATCTTATCTCAGTCTAGTTACAACTTATGATGTCGAGGTTGTGGCTAGCGCCGTTTTTGGAGGTAGTACTCTTAGGCTAAGCTGTTAATTTATTTCGATGTTTACTCAGGCACTGTTTgtttacacaattttttaatcCGTGTCAATTACGCAGAAAATAAAGATGATTATATGGACTGTTTATCTCATATCAAGCATGGTTGCGCTCTTTCAGGTCTGTGATAGGACAATTACTGTAATTAAATTCTTGCCTTTTGTATTATGATTTCTTTTACACCAGCCCATCAAATTCCATTTTTGCCAGTGATTTGTGGGCATGTCTCAGAGGAAGTTGCCCATGCTGCTAAAGAAGATATGACTGTGGTCAAGGATGAGCTTCGTAATAACCAGATCAAAAGGTCGCAAGCAATAGGAACATTAAAACATGTTCTTTCCTTTGTAAGTCTGCCGTGGGAGTTAAAGAAACATACTATCAACTTCTTACTTTGCATCACAGATGGCGATATCCATGGAAACTGCGATGATGAACAGTCCCAGTGGTCGTCTTATATGCCAAATCTTTTTTCTGCTCTACAGGTACTGCAATTCCTGACTTCAGTTTGTTTCTCATTGCTCGATCATTTACTTTTTCCACGAGGAAAATGCTGACACGTTCCTCACTTTTGATTACACTATAACATTTCAGGCTGTTAAAATGGTCAGCATGTATTACTACAGACCCAGAACATAGAAAAAACTCATTTGCTGTGTTAAAAGGAGTGAGTTTCTTATGCTATTCAATGCCTTTTAagttgcaagttttttttttttttttttttatatagtttttttttggttacacaatTAACAATATAGTTTACGTATAATATGTAATCttcattttatgaaattgaGATATATGTTAATGTCTTGTGTGTGTTCATGTTACTCAAAGGTACTTGCTGATATTCCAATTTCTCAAAGCCTTGACATCTTGATAGCATTGATTACAAATACCGACTCTTCCTCCATGGTATTTCTCTTGCTAGCAATTCTCTTCTTGAGGAGTGTTAGCAACACACCATCTAACACTCTTTTTCTAACACACTTCCTAGTTCCTATTGATTGAAATTTATGGAGTCTCAACCCACTTCGCTTGGCCTAGTGGTATAGGCTTGAgatctgggagtgtgctcctcctcaaggtctcaggttcgattctctctggtgccaatttgagggggttagtttagcttcttcaaaaaaaaaagaaatttatggAGTCTCACTATTTTGGAAATCGATCTCACTAAATCTTTGAGTCTCACAAATTTGGTGTGTGACCCATATAATTTTAGTCAATAGaatattattagaaaaatagtgtTAAAGGGTGTTGCTAACATGTCTCTTCTCTTAATCACAATTTGTTTAGCTACATTGTTTATTTAACTAGCTGGAAGTGTTAAATTATCTAATGGTGGTCTTGCATCTCTCTGTAGATTGCCATTTTGGTTGATCTTGTTCGGAGGGAAATGCACACAGAAATCTCCAGTAGTACGTCAGTAGTAAAAGATGTCCAACATATTGATATATCATTCTGGACTCCCAGCGTTCTTGAGTTGGTGGAGTCAATTCTAAGACCTCCACAGGGAGGACCTCCTTCCCTACCAGAGCAGAGTGATGCGGTATTCTTCCTGTTTCATAGTATTTGAAAAAGCACTATGCGTTATTCTGGTTTCATTTTTCGGT is from Medicago truncatula cultivar Jemalong A17 chromosome 1, MtrunA17r5.0-ANR, whole genome shotgun sequence and encodes:
- the LOC25481945 gene encoding LOW QUALITY PROTEIN: aberrant root formation protein 4 (The sequence of the model RefSeq protein was modified relative to this genomic sequence to represent the inferred CDS: inserted 1 base in 1 codon; deleted 1 base in 1 codon), with the translated sequence MPERLASDDDAAREKFRSLLGLYVLQCLALVSAGVSYTASSCHSLVLQLSRISSYCGLSYLSLVTTYDVEVVASAVFGENKDDYMDCLSHIKHGCALSAHQIPFLPVICGHVSEEVAHAAKEDMTVVKDELRNNQIKRSQAIGTLKHVLSFVSLPWELKKHTINFLLCITDGDIHGNCDDEQSQWSSYMPNLFSALQAVKMVSMYYYDPEHRKNSFAVLKGVLADIPISQSLDILIALITNTDSSSMIAILVDLVRREMHTEISSSTSVVKDVQHIDISFWTPSVLELVESILRPPQGGPPSLPEQSDAVLSALNLYSFVIMTESTGKTNYTGVLSRSSLNKVYNEWLLPLRTLVTGIMAENKSDYDELAIDXTLNPLELVLYRCIELVEEKLKQVT